From a region of the Vidua macroura isolate BioBank_ID:100142 chromosome 25, ASM2450914v1, whole genome shotgun sequence genome:
- the CTPS1 gene encoding CTP synthase 1, translating to MKYILVTGGVISGIGKGIIASSIGTILKSCGLHVTSIKIDPYINIDAGTFSPYEHGEVFVLDDGGEVDLDLGNYERFLDIRLTKDNNLTTGKIYQYVINKERKGDYLGKTVQVVPHITDAIQEWVMRQAQIPVDEDGIEPQVCVIELGGTVGDIESMPFIEAFRQFQFKAKRENFCNIHVSLVPQPSSTGEQKTKPTQNSVRELRGLGLSPDLIVCRCSTPLDTSVKEKISMFCHVEPEQVICVHDVSSIYRVPLLLEEQGVVDYFRHRLDLPIERQPRRMLMKWKEMADRYDRLLETCSIALVGKYTKFSDSYASVIKALEHSALAINHKLDIKYIDSADLEPDTLQEEPVRYHEAWQKLCGADGVLVPGGFGVRGTEGKIQAISWARKQKKPFLGVCLGMQLAVVEFARSVLGWQDANSTEFDPKTSHPVVIDMPEHNPGQMGGTMRLGKRRTLFQTKNSIMRKLYGDHDFLEERHRHRFEVNPELKKCFEEQGLKFVGQDEEGERMEVVELEEHPFFVGVQYHPEFLSRPIKPSPPYFGLLLASAGRLTHYLQKGCRLSPRDTYSDRSGSSSPDLEITELKFPSANHD from the exons ATGAAGTACATCCTGGTCACGGGCGGGGTGATCTCGGGCATCGGCAAGGGGATCATCGCCAGCAGCATCGGCACCATCCTCAAGTCCTGCGGGCTGCATGTCACCTCCATCAAGATCGACCCCTACATCAACATCGACGCCGGCACCTTCTCCCCGTACGAGCACG gagaggTGTTTGTGCTGGATGATGGAGGGGAAGTGGACCTGGACCTCGGGAACTACGAGCGCTTCCTCGATATCCGACTCACCAAAGACAACAACCTGACCACGGGGAAGATCTACCAGTATGTCATTAacaaggagaggaagggagatTATCTTGGCAAAACGGTCCAAG TTGTTCCCCACATCACAGATGCCATACAGGAATGGGTAATGAGGCAGGCACAGATTCCCGTGGATGAAGATGGCATTGAACCCCAAGTTTGTGTGATTGAG CTCGGGGGCACCGTGGGTGACATCGAGAGCATGCCTTTCATCGAGGCCTTCCGCCAGTTCCAGTTCAAAGCCAAAAGAGAGAATTTCTGTAACATTCACGTCAGTCTGGTTCCCCAG CCGAGCTCGACAGGGGAGCAGAAGACCAAACCCACCCAGAACAGTGTTCGTGAGCTCAGAGGTCTCGGGCTCTCTCCAGATCTG ATTGTTTGCAGGTGCTCCACTCCACTGGATACCtcagtaaaagaaaagatttccaTGTTCTGTCATGTTGAACCAGAACAG GTCATTTGTGTTCATGATGTCTCCTCTATCTACCGGGTTCCTCTGCTGTtggaggagcagggagttgTGGATTACTTCAGGCACAGGCTGGACCTTCCCATCGAGAGGCAGCCCAGGAGGATGCTCATGAAGTGGAAGGAGATGGCTGACAG GTACGACCGTCTGCTTGAAACATGCTCCATTGCACTGGTGGGCAAATACACCAAGTTTTCTGACTCCTATGCATCTGTCATCAAAGCCCTGGAGCACTCTGCCCTGGCCATCAACCACAAACTTGACATTAAG TACATTGACTCTGCTGACTTGGAGCCAGACACTCTGCAGGAGGAGCCTGTCAGGTACCACGAGGCGTGGCAGAAGCTCTGTGGTGCTGA TGGAGTTCTGGTTCCTGGTGGATTTGGTGTTCGAGGGACAGAAGGCAAAATTCAAGCTATTTCCTGggcaaggaaacagaaaaaaccctttTTAG GAGTCTGTTTGGGAATGCAGTTGGCAGTGGTGGAGTTTGCTCGCAGTGTCCTTGGTTGGCAAG ATGCGAACTCAACAGAGTTTGACCCCAAAACTTCTCATCCAGTG GTCATAGACATGCCAGAACATAATCCTGGGCAAATGGGTGGGACAATGAGGCTTGGCAAGAGGAGGACACTTTTCCAAACCAAGAATTCAATCATGA ggaagctgTATGGAGATCACGATTTCTTGGAagagagacacagacacagatttGAG GTCAATCCAGAGCTGAAAAAGTGTTTTGAAGAGCAAGGTCTGAAGTTTGTGGGGCAGGATGAGGAGGGAGAGCGGATGGAAGTGGTTGAGCTGGAAG AGCATCCTTTCTTCGTTGGTGTTCAGTATCACCCCGAGTTCCTCTCCAGGCCCATCAAGCCATCACCCCCATACTTTGGGCTCCTCCTGGCATCTGCAGGGAGACTCACCCACTACCTGCAGAAGGGCTGCAGGCTCTCCCCCAG ggacacctacaGTGACCggagtggcagcagctctcctgaCCTAGAGATAACAGAACTGAAGTTCCCTTCAGCAAATCACGACTGA